TTCTACACTTACAGGACATTCTATTTCTTATTCTTAGAAAGATATTAATTAgtgttattattttcttaaagaagaataaataaaaagtttttTAAGTTATCAACTTTTGATCTAATTGGATCAGTTACTCCTACTAAATCAAATCGGATCATTTAATCTATTGTTCTcttattatatttatagaagatattgaattgcaaatacatcaacaattaaaaaaattttatagATACGCTTTAACACAGTCTTtacagtgttttattttttgttctcaaaaAATTATGAAGGCATAGTTAATCTCAATATAGCTTTCAAAACAGAGGGACATTACTCATGCATTattaattttcattctatttttcCATGGTCGCAAATttatattcttgaattacatTGTTGTCTTTCAGAAATTCTAGAAAGAAGTTGAAAGAACAGTAAtttcaattatatattatacaatattttgaaatttatattGACTACTCTTCTTTGCATATAAAAATCAGTACCCAAAATTTCTAAAATGTAATTCTGTTAAGATCTGTTAGCTGATGACTAATATAACAAGTGTCACAATCTAATTGTTGGGTcaattcataattattttttaaaaactattttaattaattttaaattttagaaactaattaaaattcattattttacaatacatttaaaataaataaaaaaaatttaaagtatgagaaacctggtgtaaaaagaaaaacaaaactaaGTTAAAGTCTTTCAACAAAAACCAATAATTATTATGCAATACCATTATTTATTCATATAACGATATAGGATATTATGCATGGTATGCTCTTAAGCATTTCTCTATTAAAAATGATTTCACATTTTAAAGTAGGATTATAAGGTTATAATATAAGAAAATCTCAACCACCGTAGGTGGGTGTGTGTCTTGGAGGTTCTGAGTTTGAGTCCCAGTTAAAACatgattgtaatatataaacgcttaaattaaaaaaaaaaaaaatataagaaaatctcTACCATGCTGTGCATGCATGAAGGGCACAAAAAATTCATGATATAATTATCCCTTCGTTGAAGTAGGACAAAAATAATACAACTACACCTAGGATATACTCAACCTTTTCAGCCACAATTATATGTATGGCCTAAAATGAAAATACATGATTTTTCtcatatctttttttaaaatataaaataaatgcaATTTTCCTATTCTTCTTGGAcatctatatttatttattatttttccaaacaatatatttatttttattaatgataATTAACAAATCAGAATTGAGattcattttcatttatttattaggtTATATATTCTCTTAACTAGAATGAAGCATGTATGacacaataaaaaaatcatGCAAGAAAAGAAACTGTCATTGAATTCCAttagtttattaaaaaaaaatatagaagtaTACATTTACATATATTCATAATTCTCCTTTTGACATAAATATTTCATctaaaaactaaattaaatataacataACAATTATGTTGAATGAACATTGTGAATACATCACATTTACATAATATGAACACAAACCCAAGACTTTATCTCATCCATATTCAATCAATTTAACCATTCCTCATTtatctttccttttttttttttcctgcattTTGAAACACCCATCCagatataaaacaaatcgttacACTAATGACAAAACCAGTTACAGTCCCCAAATGAAATACCAAACCAAAATCTATAATTTGCCCATTGATATTGGGATAAACTTGAGAAGTAGAGTGATGTTGTTTTGGAACACCAGAAGAGAAAAAGTTAAAACCCCAAAGACCCTTATTACCAATAAAACTTGAAAATGGAAAGGTATCAAACTGACCCCCAGAAGGGATTTTTCCAGATAACATATTGTATGACAcattaaaattggacaaaaaatGAAGTTCTAACAATGAATCAGGGATAGAGCCACTGAGCTTGTTCTCAGATAAATCCAATTTTTCCAAGTTCTTCAAACCCGAAAAGCTTTTAGGAATGATCCCGGAAAGACTATTCCTCTTCAAATCCATCACATGAAGCATTTTCAAGTTCCCAAAGGTTGGCCAGATTGGTCCAGATAGATTGTTGTCACTTAGAACCAAAGATGGTCTAAGATTTGACATCTTTTTGTACTTGAAACCCTTTGAACCTTCTCGATAAGTATAAACTGGGAAGGTTAGAATAGGCACTACTGAGAAGTTAAACTCTTTCTTAAATTCCTTTAATTCGGTTAAGGTCTCTGGTATTTCTTCGCTCAAAGAGTTGTTTGACAAATCTAAGTAGAAAAGGAAATCAAGCTTACCAATCCATGGAGGAATGGTTCCCCACAAGTTGTTCCATGATAGATCCAATAGCTGCAACTTGGTGCAGCCACTCAACCAATCTGGAATCTTACCTCTTAGTTGAGAATTGGCCATGACAAACACCTCAAGGCTCTTGAACTGAAAATTCACCTGATATGGTATCTCCTCCTCAGCGAAATTCATTGTGAGAAAAACCATACTCAAATTCTTGCAATGTTGAAGGACTTCAAGGGCTGTGGATATATTATAGATGCTTGCATTTGATATAGAGAAATATGACAATGACTGGAAATTCTTATAGCTACTTGGAATCACACTATTAAACTTGTTACGACTAAGATTAATACTAATCAGTTTCCAGCAAGTGAATAGTTGTTCGGGGAGGGGACCCTGAAAGAAATTGGAGCCAAGATCAATGGAGATCAGATTAACCATGGCAGTGCAGTTGAGATTGATCAGACCATCGAGCGAGTTGTTGTTGATATTGAGAATCATTAGAGATTTTGAGTTGATCAGAGAAGGAGGTAAGTGGCCAGTGAAGTTGTTTGAAGCAGCATAAAGATGCTCAAGCTTACCAAGGCTGTTAAAAATATCTGGAAGACTACCTGAAAAGAGATTAAACGAAATATCTAATTTGACCAAGTTAGAAAGGTTTCCAATTCCATCACTAAGTTTTCCTGAAAAGCTATTATCTCCAAGTTGAAGCTCAGTTAGATTATGGAGCTGGAAAACACTTTCGGGCAAATTTCCAGATAGGTCGTTCCCTTGAAGAGAAAGGACCTGAAGAGAGGTACTATTGCCAAAGATGTTTGGTATTTCTCCATAGAAATGGTTCTGTGAGAGATCGAGAATTTTGAGGGTCGAAACTTCAAAGATACTTGCAGCTATAGTTCCAGTGAACTCATTGTTGCTCAAGTCGAGAATCTCCAAATTATAAAAACGGAAATCCTCGTCTTCCAGACTTCCACTGAGATAGTTGTGAGAAAGATTCAAGATTTTTAACTGATCCAAACCAGATAAGGACTCACAAACTTTCCCAGTGAGTCTTTTGTTGTCAAGTTCCAAGCCAACTATCCTTCTGCCTATAGGCAAATGATCATCCGAACATGTAACTCCTGTCCAAGTGCAGCAATCCGAGGAAGTGGATTTGTCCCATCCTTCAATGGCTGACCCTAAACAACTTTGAAAACCACTCAAAGCTTCCAAGTCATTCATATTGCATGAAAGATTTTGACTTGTTAGAATACTAACCTTGAAAGAAAGAACAAGAATCAAGAAGGCCAAACAAAAGTTAGAAAACCCCATTTTGGGTGCAAGAAAATGAATGGTGTGGCTCTTCAATTGGCAAACAGATAAAGAACTTTTAGTAGCAATTATATCACAGAAAGATTGAAACTTTTTATTTGGGTCAGTCAACCTTACAAGTCTTCCCATGCTGATTCCGTTTTCCAAACGACTCATTTATGACTTGAATTGCCAGGAAAATGATGTTGTGAGATTGACTTATTAATATCAATTTACAGACAACATAGGAGAGCTTAAGTCCAAGCTCAATAACTAGTTGGTGCTGGGTGCTGACCCACTTAAGAACTTACCATAAAAAAAAGTGAGCATCACTTCCAAGGTTTTGAATCCAATAATAGCCTCCTTTAGAGATTTACCCAAACTAGGAAGAAAAAATTTcacaatatttatttctaattttttatttatggcgGTGTTTTTTATAGTCACAATATTATATCTGAAAATAGATCTGAATTTTTTAAACACGAGTGGTACAGATAAACTACAGATAATATTGTCACTACGAATAAAAAAGTTATAATTAGCACTTGTTTTTCTAGATTACaaagttaaaatataaataagcaTCTCTTCAACAAAATATAGAATAACACCTTCATATTTCTGGTATTATAATATTCCAATTAAAGCTGACTAAAAAATGCTTTGAAGAATCATTGTTTGGAAATGAACATCAATAACTACTCCTTCACCCCAAGAATTCAAATCAAATAACTACTCCTTTAAACCTTTTACTTTATCATTTTCCTTTTGCTACTAAATCCAGGATTATATTCGTGTAAAATTAGTATTTAGTTTATAGCGAAGCGAATGCTAACCCAAACAACCAAATTAATATATTGGTTGGGTCTAATATtaattcaacccgcccaatttaaaCCGAGTCAACCAatttatatattcttttttagTTATAAAATACATTACATAATATGTTTGATAATTAAACTAtttcttatttaaaatttaaattttatagttattgattttaattatattgAATATTGAAGGATGCGTGTTTGTTTAATACTTTATGTTGATGTCAACTCAAATAatatttctcattttttaatttttaataatagtttagaatctaatatttaaatgatgtatttttatgaagtcaaatctaattattttggACACTAAAAACTAaccataataatttttttaaaagaaaattataacaGTTTGAGCAGGTTAAACATTCGTTTtttcacaacttctacaacaaagtatttttatttattcaattatttggATTGATCACGTAGTGCCACGTAATAAATAGCGGAAGAGTTTCACAACAGAAATGAAAAATTAGCCAGAAACGGCTCTAAGGGTACAAAATATTAGATTCATGTAAGAGAACCaaagaaaaaatatgtaaaaattcaTCTATTATTACTTTTTGGCTTTTCATTGAAAAATTCATAATTGAATAATGTCATTGCAACCAATGCAACTATGAAAAAGGCAATAAATGAAGgctaaaactcaaaaaaaaaactttctgtGAGACAAATTGATGATCTCAGCACTGACCTGAAAAATGACATTATTATACAACTTTGGAATCAATCAATAGAGTCCCAAGAATTTCCACCAGAAAGATGCAACAACCACCCAGATGACGGCATTAATCACAGCCATCACGAACCCTATTTTGAATACGTCGGGAAGATCTACATAACCGGCTGTTGAAACAAAAGGAATGACATTAGTCACTACCCATCAGAATAAAGACAATTTCGAGATTAGCCTAAAGCTGGAAATTAACTTGATTTACTTATGCTTAAAATGGGGAATGAGGGGCATACCTCCATAGTAGACAGCCGCTTGCCCACTACTATAATGTGTTAGAGCACCAAAAAGATTTGTACTGTAAGATAAAGTCAATGCTGCCATCACGCTAGGCACCCCGGCTGCAATTTGCATCGCAAGGAAAGCAGCATATAAAGCACCTACATGACCGGTTTGACTTGCAAAGATGTAATGGACTAAGAAATATGTTGCTTGAAGAACACCAAATGCGGCTGGCCAGCTCAATGAATAGGAGGTAAGTAACTTGGCGACGGAGTTAGACATCCAAGATACAATACCAAGGTCTGTCAACTGGCTAGCCATACCCACTACAG
This Cannabis sativa cultivar Pink pepper isolate KNU-18-1 chromosome 6, ASM2916894v1, whole genome shotgun sequence DNA region includes the following protein-coding sequences:
- the LOC115695418 gene encoding phytosulfokine receptor 1; this encodes MSRLENGISMGRLVRLTDPNKKFQSFCDIIATKSSLSVCQLKSHTIHFLAPKMGFSNFCLAFLILVLSFKVSILTSQNLSCNMNDLEALSGFQSCLGSAIEGWDKSTSSDCCTWTGVTCSDDHLPIGRRIVGLELDNKRLTGKVCESLSGLDQLKILNLSHNYLSGSLEDEDFRFYNLEILDLSNNEFTGTIAASIFEVSTLKILDLSQNHFYGEIPNIFGNSTSLQVLSLQGNDLSGNLPESVFQLHNLTELQLGDNSFSGKLSDGIGNLSNLVKLDISFNLFSGSLPDIFNSLGKLEHLYAASNNFTGHLPPSLINSKSLMILNINNNSLDGLINLNCTAMVNLISIDLGSNFFQGPLPEQLFTCWKLISINLSRNKFNSVIPSSYKNFQSLSYFSISNASIYNISTALEVLQHCKNLSMVFLTMNFAEEEIPYQVNFQFKSLEVFVMANSQLRGKIPDWLSGCTKLQLLDLSWNNLWGTIPPWIGKLDFLFYLDLSNNSLSEEIPETLTELKEFKKEFNFSVVPILTFPVYTYREGSKGFKYKKMSNLRPSLVLSDNNLSGPIWPTFGNLKMLHVMDLKRNSLSGIIPKSFSGLKNLEKLDLSENKLSGSIPDSLLELHFLSNFNVSYNMLSGKIPSGGQFDTFPFSSFIGNKGLWGFNFFSSGVPKQHHSTSQVYPNINGQIIDFGLVFHLGTVTGFVISVTICFISGWVFQNAGKKKKER